In the Silvanigrella aquatica genome, TTGTTTACCAGCAACATCAATGATTTGAATATAATCACCTGACTTTACTTCATAACTTATTGCTGAGCCAGGCTGAATTGTCTGCTCAAATTTTACTTCAAAAAAAGGAGGTGGCAAATTGAATTTTTCATTTTCAAGATAATTTTTATTTCTATCAATATTTATTAATATTTCTGTGCCTGGATTTTGTTCGCTAATTTCCATAGGAAAAGCTGGCGAAAAAAGAATACATACTATAGATTTATTTACAAAAATTTCTTTTTTACTTCCTGTATTTCTAAAACTTAAATTTTCTCCTAATATTTTTGCAGAACGACATTGATTTAAATCTATATTATTTTGCCGCAAAAATAATCCAGTAGCTTCATCTTGCGAACTAGAAAATAAAAGTTCTTGCGCAAATTTAGATAATAATTCTCCTTTTAAATTTATAGATTTAAGTGCATCTTTTCCGTGATTATCAAAAGCTAAAACTTCACAAACCTGACCACCTTCCGGATCTATGATACTAAATTGATCCCCGTCGAAAAGTGAAATTAAAACTCCTTCTCTAGGTTTTATTCGATAACGCTCTTGAGTCAAAATTAAAACCCTCATTCTAATTCGTTAAGGAGTAATAAATAATGTCTAAATTATTTTTATATTCATCCATGAATAAGAAATAAATTTAAAATTTTATTTAAATAAATATAATATTGATTTTTAATGCTCAAATTGTCAAAGAAACTTTGTAGAAACAAGATTTTAATATCATCATTTCAAAATTGTAGCAACTAGCTATTGTTATTTTATTTTTTCATAAATCTTTTTATTTTTATAAGTTCAAATTATTTTTTTCTTTTTAAAGATTCCCAATCTTCATTTTTCATTGCCTTTAAGAAATTAAATTCACCCGCACCTTGTAGCCATTCCCCGCCATCAATTGTAATCACTTCTCCATTGATAAATCCGGCGAAATCTGAAACTAAAAAAGAAACTAAATTGGCAAGTTCAATATGCTCGCCATGTCTTCCAAGTGGATTTTTACTTTCTAATACTTTTCCTAAATCAGTATTAGGTACCAAACGATCCCATGCTCCTTTTGTCGGAAAAGGCCCAGGTGCAATGGCATTCATACGTATGCCTCGATCACCCCATTCTACTGCTAAACTTCTTGTCATAGCAAGAACTCCAGCCTTTGCCATAGCAGAAGGAACAACATACGCCGAACCCGTCCAAGAATATGTTGTGACAATACTTAATACATTTGCTTTCATTTTATTTTGTAGCCAACGTTTTCCACAAGCTAACGTAACATAAACGGTGCCATGAAGAACAATGTCTAAAACAATATCAACAGCGCGATGAGATAAATCTTCTGTTCGTGAAATAAAATTTCCTGCCGCATTATTTACAAGAATGTCGATGGGACTTTGTACCCAAATTTCATCAATCATTTTTTCAACAATTTGAGCATCTCTCACATCACAAACTTGGTAAGAAGCTTTATCCTTATATTTTGAATTAAACTCTAAACAGGTTTCTTTTAAAACATCTTCTCTTCTTCCACAAATAACAACGTGAGCCCCTAAAGATAAAAATCTTTCCGACATGCTTTTGCCAAGTCCTGTGCCACCACCTGTTACTAAAACTTTTTTACCGTTTAAAAGATCTGGAGTAAACATATTTTCTCCTATAAAAATTTAAATACCTCATAGCCAATTAAAAATGAAATATAATTTATTTATAAAATTTCCACAATAAGAGCATATTTAATTTATAATTCTTTTTTAAATATTGGTGCTATTATATATTTTTTTATATCCTTACAATAATAAATTGTGAGATCATATTTTGAAAATGTCGTTCTTGCTCTTTGCACAATTTTTTCTAGGCAAATGCGAAAACTTTCTTGTCTTTGGACAGATGAGTTTTTATATTGATCATAAAATAAAGATAATATTTCGCCTCTTCTTAATCCTGAAGTGTGTTCAGATAAAAGACGCATTAAACGTGCTGGCTCCCGTAATGATTCCGAAGGAGCCACAAATTCCGCATAAGATAAGCAAAGTTTAATCCACCTTTTTGTCGCATTGCTTGATAAAGTCACGTCCCGCAATGCCATTTCTAAAGGAAGCTGTATTTTAGAAAAATGATCGCTTTTTCTAATTAATTTTTTCTTTTTTAATTTGTTATTATGAACATTGTTATTTTCATTAACAGTGTGTTCATTTTGTTTTTCAAAATTGGAATGGACCTCTGACATATTAAATTCCTTTCGGCAAAAAATGGCGCGTTCACTATTTGAGAAGAGAAAACTTTTTTAGCTCTCCACAAAGTGCTCTAATGCAATATCTGTGCCAAAATTTTATGCGAATTTTATTTAATTATTTTAGATATTTAAAGTTTGATAAGAATTTATAATTTTCAAAACGCTTGATTTTCAGTCAAAATTTAAAGTTTACCGAATGAATTTCATACGTTTACTCAAATTATTTTAATAATATTAATATATTGTGAAGCATATTTTTTTAATAAACTTGACTGATTTTCAGGCGGTAGAAATAAAATTTTCTTCTATTATAATAGATATTTATACAACTTAATTTTAAACTCAATAAATAAAAACCCACATATCTTATTTGATATGTGGGTTTTTTGAAATACGTTTTGTATAAAACTTATTTATTTTCAGAAGCTTTAAGTTCTTCTGCAGAAACATAACGGCTCGAAATACGCGCAGCCTTACCACGAAGCTTACGGATGTAGTAAATTCTAGAACGACGTACTTTACCGCGAACTTTAACATCAACATGATCAACAAGTGGAGAATGAACGTAGAAATTACGCTCAACACCAATACCACCCGAAGACATTTTACGTACTAAGAAAGTAGAGTTTGTAGTCCCTTTACGGAAACGAATAACAGTACCTTCGAAAGATTGAAGACGGTATTTAGGAGTCCCATCTTTTTCTGTACCTTCTTGGATTTTAACCCAAACACAAACGCTATCACCAGCTTTAAAGCTAGGAAGAGCCTTAGCACGCATATGCATTGATTCAAATGATTTTAAAATAGGATGTTTCATATTATTATCACCTATAGCGAGAATTGCCTTAAATCGGTTTCTCTAAATAAAAATTCAAAAAATAAAAAAAGTGGTCGGAGCGACAGGACTTGAACCTGCGACCTCTTGCACCCCAAGCAAGTGCGCTAGCCAGGCTGCGCTACGCTCCGAGTCAAATCAAAATTACTTAGCTAATGCTGCCATTGATTTTTTAACAAGATTTGCAAAAACTGCATCATCATGGATTGCAATTTCAGACAACTGTTTACGATCAAGAGCAATATTTGCTTTTTTCAAACCATTCATAAACTTGCTGTATGGTAAGCCATGCGCTCTGGAAGCTGCGTTGATACGTTGAATCCAAAGAGAACGGAAATCACGCTTTTTAACCTTACGGTCACGGTAAGCGTAGCAAAGAGCTCTACGAACAATTTGAATTGCTGTACGATAGAGTCTACTACGAGCACCACGATAGCCTTTAGCTAATTTAAGAACTCTTTTGTGACGACGGCGAAGTTTAAAGCCACGTTTTACACGAGCCATTGTATTACCTCCTAGAGAATGATGGCGCTGCCTAATGAGACAAACCTTTAGTAGCCAATCATCTGTTTAAAACAATCATTTTCAATGCCATATTAAACGGCTTTATGAGCCTATTAAGCTCAAAGGCAGAGTGAAACTGCCAGAAAATTATAATCCGTTAGGAATACAACGAGAAACGAGTCTAGAACTCTCAGCGCGCATAATTTTTGCTTTTTTCAAGCGATTTTTACGACTGCGGTTCTTAGAACCAGCCAAGTGTTGCTTGCCAACATGCGGAACCTTAACAAGACCAGTCGCTGTTAACTTATAGCGTTTTGCAGCTGACTTTTTATTTTTGATTGCCTTGTTAACTTTCCCTTTTGACTTAGCTATTTTGGCTTTAATTTTAGCTTTTGACTTTGCCATACAATAAATCCTTCAACTGAGAAGAGACAAAAAACAGAAACTTCTTATAACACTGCTTCAAATAAAATCAACCATTATCTATAAAGAAATAAGTAAAATAGTCAGGTTATAGATAATAAAAAGCCCAAAAGGATAACCTCTTGGGCTTCTAAGATTTAGTGGTGGGTCCGCCCGGATTCGAACCGGGGACCACTTGCTTAAAAGGCAAATGCTCTACCGACTGAGCTACGAACCCACTAAAAGGAAAATTAAAAGGCTGCACAGAGCTACTCTCCCACACCTAAAGGTGCAGTACCATTGCCGCAGGCGGGCTTGACTTCGGAGTTCGGAATGGGATCCGGTATTTCCCCGCCGCAATCAGCACAGCCAAAACGAGGCTTTAAAAAGACTTTGAGCTTGTACCCTCGGGTAGAGAGTAAGTCAAGCGGAGTCTGTAGAAAAGTAAGAGGATAAGAAGTAAGAAGAAGAAAAGAGAGAGAATGTGATTGTAATGGTAATGATGCCTTTAAGAAGCCGTCAGGGCGATTAGTAGTGGTTAGCTGAACGCCTTACAGCGCTTACACATCCACCCTATCAAACTTGTAGTCTTCAAGTGCCCTGTGAGATTTCTCTCGGGGA is a window encoding:
- a CDS encoding bL35 family ribosomal protein, with translation MAKSKAKIKAKIAKSKGKVNKAIKNKKSAAKRYKLTATGLVKVPHVGKQHLAGSKNRSRKNRLKKAKIMRAESSRLVSRCIPNGL
- the rplT gene encoding 50S ribosomal protein L20, producing MARVKRGFKLRRRHKRVLKLAKGYRGARSRLYRTAIQIVRRALCYAYRDRKVKKRDFRSLWIQRINAASRAHGLPYSKFMNGLKKANIALDRKQLSEIAIHDDAVFANLVKKSMAALAK
- the rplS gene encoding 50S ribosomal protein L19 gives rise to the protein MKHPILKSFESMHMRAKALPSFKAGDSVCVWVKIQEGTEKDGTPKYRLQSFEGTVIRFRKGTTNSTFLVRKMSSGGIGVERNFYVHSPLVDHVDVKVRGKVRRSRIYYIRKLRGKAARISSRYVSAEELKASENK
- a CDS encoding SDR family oxidoreductase yields the protein MFTPDLLNGKKVLVTGGGTGLGKSMSERFLSLGAHVVICGRREDVLKETCLEFNSKYKDKASYQVCDVRDAQIVEKMIDEIWVQSPIDILVNNAAGNFISRTEDLSHRAVDIVLDIVLHGTVYVTLACGKRWLQNKMKANVLSIVTTYSWTGSAYVVPSAMAKAGVLAMTRSLAVEWGDRGIRMNAIAPGPFPTKGAWDRLVPNTDLGKVLESKNPLGRHGEHIELANLVSFLVSDFAGFINGEVITIDGGEWLQGAGEFNFLKAMKNEDWESLKRKK